From Halococcus saccharolyticus DSM 5350, a single genomic window includes:
- a CDS encoding helix-turn-helix transcriptional regulator, translated as MSDRARVMAGVLCLVVLVGTGLPVGGQSVSAGGIGDVSVTGSGVVTGSVAGNDSNYVWQDEPIDVSATFQDSPEFTNYRVCLGYERADAPPQELVDCDRKPLSPGTNGTSEFTNVTWPSNVTGEQELVVELQGLSNQYNATLLDRKTVPVTVITRTGDADADGLSNQQEVEQGYNLSNPDMDSDGLNDGPEVNRYGTNPQDPDTDGDGVRDGEELEVGSDPSAADTDGDWLSDGTELNLLRTNPTSGLTPVWLVGLVVLVGGTIVFGGTRFRRWWRDRDGSGATETGGPSDPDDGDGVAADESEAKPEPSPEPAPEPLTDEDRVQTLLREHGGRMKQTRIVEETDWSKAKVSRLLSSMNDEGTVEKLSIGRENIVSLDGHGPEAARSPHEEPAEENASD; from the coding sequence CCGGCGGGATCGGTGACGTGAGCGTGACCGGCAGCGGCGTCGTCACCGGTTCGGTCGCCGGCAACGACTCAAACTACGTCTGGCAGGACGAACCCATCGACGTGAGCGCGACCTTCCAAGACTCCCCCGAGTTCACGAACTATCGTGTCTGTCTCGGCTACGAGCGGGCGGACGCACCACCGCAGGAGCTCGTCGACTGCGACCGCAAGCCGCTCTCGCCAGGGACCAACGGCACGAGCGAGTTCACCAACGTCACGTGGCCGTCGAACGTTACCGGCGAGCAAGAACTGGTGGTCGAACTCCAGGGCCTCTCGAATCAGTACAACGCGACGCTGCTCGATCGGAAGACGGTCCCGGTGACGGTCATCACCCGAACGGGCGACGCCGACGCCGACGGGCTGTCGAACCAGCAGGAAGTCGAGCAGGGGTACAACCTCTCGAACCCCGATATGGACAGCGACGGCCTGAACGACGGTCCGGAGGTGAATCGGTACGGTACGAACCCGCAAGACCCCGATACCGACGGTGATGGGGTCCGTGACGGCGAGGAGCTGGAAGTCGGGAGCGACCCCTCAGCCGCCGACACCGACGGCGACTGGCTCTCCGATGGCACCGAGCTGAATCTCCTTCGCACCAACCCGACGAGCGGGCTGACACCGGTTTGGCTCGTGGGGCTGGTCGTCCTCGTCGGCGGAACGATCGTCTTCGGCGGCACGCGCTTTCGGCGGTGGTGGCGCGACCGTGATGGAAGCGGAGCCACCGAAACCGGGGGGCCATCGGACCCCGACGACGGAGACGGCGTGGCTGCCGACGAATCGGAAGCGAAGCCGGAACCGTCTCCCGAGCCAGCGCCTGAGCCGCTGACCGACGAGGATCGGGTACAGACACTGCTCCGAGAACATGGCGGACGGATGAAGCAGACACGGATCGTCGAGGAAACCGACTGGTCGAAAGCGAAGGTCAGCCGGCTACTCTCCTCGATGAACGACGAAGGGACTGTCGAGAAGCTCTCGATCGGTCGCGAAAACATCGTCAGCCTCGACGGCCACGGGCCGGAAGCCGCGCGGTCCCCACACGAAGAACCCGCAGAGGAGAACGCGTCAGACTGA
- a CDS encoding excinuclease ABC subunit C, protein MDGASVRERANDLPREPGVYQFRDDDATLYVGKAVDLRDRVRSYADPRSRRIERMVERSVEIEPAVTETETQALLLEANLIKRHQPRYNVRLKDDKSYPLVQLTDHEFPRIEITRDPDPGATAFGPYTERGRVETVVKALRETYGVRGCSDHKFAGRDRPCLDHDIGLCTAPCTGEISRDGYVADVESVEGFLEGSTGVLADPLRREMDRATEEQNFERAANCRDKLEVVESFHDGGGAAVASAADERWIDVLGAVIEGDRATVARLHSEDGQLVERDRHTLSVPDDDTDGIGGVLAAFIVQYYAERSLPDALLLPERFSDDELDAWLDSEAVAVRVPGAGREATLVELALKNARRGRGRADGTAALADALDLESASRIEGFDVSHAQGRAAVGSDVTFLDGDPEKTDYRRKKLDDENDDYANMRALVAWRARRAVEGRDERPEPDLLLIDGGEGQLNAARDALATVGWDVPAIGLAKAEERVVTADGSFEWPDDAPERHLLQRVRDEAHRFAVQYHQTVRDEVSTVLDDVPGIGPQTRRRLLRRFGSVDGVRAASTEELQTVTGVGEETATTLRARL, encoded by the coding sequence ATGGACGGGGCGAGCGTCCGCGAGCGTGCAAACGATCTCCCGCGCGAGCCGGGCGTCTACCAGTTCCGTGACGATGACGCGACGCTCTATGTAGGGAAGGCGGTCGACCTTCGCGATCGGGTGCGATCGTACGCCGACCCGCGTTCGCGCCGGATCGAACGGATGGTCGAGCGGAGCGTCGAGATCGAGCCGGCGGTGACCGAAACCGAGACACAGGCGCTCCTTCTGGAGGCGAACCTGATCAAACGCCACCAGCCGCGGTACAACGTCCGGCTGAAGGACGACAAGTCCTACCCCCTCGTGCAGCTCACCGACCACGAGTTCCCTCGAATCGAGATCACCCGGGACCCGGATCCCGGCGCGACGGCGTTCGGTCCCTACACCGAACGTGGCCGGGTCGAAACGGTCGTGAAGGCGCTCCGGGAGACCTACGGGGTTCGTGGCTGTTCGGATCACAAGTTCGCGGGACGGGATCGACCGTGTCTCGACCACGACATCGGCCTCTGCACCGCGCCGTGTACCGGTGAGATCAGTAGGGACGGATACGTCGCGGACGTCGAATCGGTCGAAGGGTTCTTGGAGGGAAGTACGGGAGTCCTCGCCGATCCGCTCCGCCGAGAGATGGACCGCGCCACGGAGGAGCAGAACTTCGAGCGGGCCGCGAACTGTCGGGACAAGCTCGAAGTCGTCGAATCGTTTCACGACGGTGGCGGTGCAGCAGTGGCGTCGGCGGCCGACGAGCGGTGGATCGACGTACTCGGCGCAGTGATCGAGGGCGATCGCGCGACCGTCGCGCGCCTCCACAGCGAGGATGGCCAGCTCGTCGAGCGCGACCGCCACACGCTCTCGGTGCCGGACGACGACACCGACGGGATCGGTGGCGTGCTCGCGGCCTTCATCGTCCAGTACTACGCCGAGCGGTCGCTGCCCGACGCGCTTCTCCTGCCCGAACGGTTCAGCGACGACGAACTCGACGCGTGGCTTGACAGTGAGGCAGTCGCGGTACGCGTGCCGGGTGCGGGGCGCGAAGCCACCCTCGTGGAACTCGCGCTCAAGAACGCCCGTCGCGGACGGGGCCGGGCGGACGGCACCGCCGCACTCGCCGACGCGCTCGATCTGGAGAGTGCGAGCCGGATCGAGGGGTTCGACGTGAGCCACGCCCAGGGCCGGGCTGCGGTGGGGAGCGACGTCACTTTTCTCGACGGCGATCCCGAAAAGACCGACTACCGACGGAAGAAACTCGACGACGAGAACGACGACTACGCCAACATGCGCGCGCTCGTCGCGTGGCGCGCCCGGCGGGCGGTCGAGGGCCGGGACGAACGCCCGGAGCCCGACTTACTTCTCATCGACGGCGGTGAGGGCCAGCTGAACGCCGCACGCGACGCGCTCGCCACGGTTGGCTGGGACGTGCCGGCGATCGGGCTGGCGAAGGCCGAAGAGCGGGTCGTCACCGCCGATGGGTCGTTCGAGTGGCCCGACGACGCACCCGAACGGCACCTGCTCCAGCGGGTGCGCGACGAGGCTCACCGGTTCGCGGTCCAGTATCATCAAACCGTCCGCGACGAGGTCTCGACCGTGCTCGACGACGTGCCGGGGATCGGTCCGCAGACCAGGCGGCGGCTGCTCCGGCGATTCGGCAGCGTCGACGGCGTTCGTGCAGCCTCCACCGAGGAACTGCAGACGGTCACCGGTGTCGGGGAAGAGACCGCGACGACGCTCCGTGCGAGACTCTGA